In Herbaspirillum sp. WKF16, one genomic interval encodes:
- the minC gene encoding septum site-determining protein MinC encodes MQKARKPIDIKISTVVAISAILHETDPAALEQALKDMTGGVSDFFEDEFAVLDIGALEGEAAAGIDWTALVALFKRFRLNTVAVRNAPEALHAGIVAQGLAIDSGAATGGPSNARAQENAMMASVAAATPPQPQPQPQPEPAPAAPPQAAPAAAPAAAPAARTMIVDTPVRAGQRIYARGADLVILAAVNNGAEIIADGSIHVYAPLRGRALAGASGNTEARIFTASLEAELVSIAGVYRTFENGHAPETTGRQVQVRLNGERIDVLQMQAG; translated from the coding sequence ATGCAAAAAGCCCGCAAACCGATCGACATCAAGATATCCACCGTCGTTGCCATCTCGGCAATCCTGCATGAAACCGACCCGGCCGCGCTGGAACAGGCCCTGAAGGACATGACCGGCGGCGTATCCGACTTCTTCGAGGACGAGTTTGCGGTGCTGGACATCGGCGCGCTGGAAGGCGAAGCCGCCGCCGGCATCGACTGGACCGCGCTGGTGGCGCTGTTCAAGCGCTTCCGCCTGAACACGGTGGCCGTGCGCAATGCGCCGGAGGCCTTGCATGCCGGCATCGTGGCGCAGGGCCTGGCCATCGACAGCGGCGCGGCCACCGGCGGCCCGTCCAATGCCCGCGCGCAGGAAAACGCGATGATGGCCTCGGTCGCCGCCGCCACGCCGCCGCAACCGCAACCGCAACCGCAACCCGAACCCGCGCCCGCCGCGCCGCCGCAAGCGGCTCCGGCCGCGGCGCCAGCGGCCGCTCCCGCGGCCCGCACCATGATCGTCGACACGCCGGTGCGCGCCGGCCAGCGCATCTACGCGCGCGGCGCCGACCTGGTGATCCTGGCGGCGGTCAACAACGGCGCCGAGATCATCGCCGACGGCAGCATCCACGTCTACGCGCCGTTGCGCGGGCGCGCGCTGGCCGGCGCCTCGGGCAACACCGAGGCGCGCATCTTCACCGCGTCGCTGGAGGCGGAACTGGTGTCCATCGCCGGGGTCTATCGGACCTTCGAGAACGGCCATGCGCCGGAGACCACCGGCCGGCAGGTCCAGGTGCGCCTCAACGGCGAACGCATCGACGTGCTGCAGATGCAGGCCGGGTAG
- the minD gene encoding septum site-determining protein MinD, which produces MAKIIVVTSGKGGVGKTTSSASFASGLAMRGHKTAVIDFDVGLRNLDLIMGCERRVVYDLINVINKEATLNQALIKDKHCENLFILPASQTRDKDALSEEGVERVLEDLAKMDFEYIICDSPAGIEHGAVMALTFADEAIVVTNPEVSSVRDSDRILGIIQAKSRRASAGGEPVKEHLLITRYAPKRVEGGEMLSYTDVQEILRIPLIGIIPESESVLAASNQGSPAIHMKDSDVAEAYQDVVSRFLGENVELRFTNYEKPGFLQRIFGGK; this is translated from the coding sequence GTGGCAAAAATCATCGTTGTGACTTCAGGTAAGGGCGGCGTCGGCAAAACGACGTCGAGCGCCAGTTTCGCATCGGGCCTGGCGATGCGCGGCCACAAGACGGCCGTGATCGACTTCGACGTCGGCCTGCGCAACCTGGACCTGATCATGGGCTGCGAACGCCGCGTGGTCTATGACCTGATCAACGTGATCAACAAGGAAGCCACGCTGAACCAGGCCCTGATCAAGGACAAGCACTGCGAGAACCTGTTCATCCTGCCGGCCTCGCAGACCCGCGACAAGGACGCCCTGTCCGAGGAAGGCGTGGAGCGCGTGCTGGAAGACCTGGCCAAGATGGACTTCGAATACATCATCTGCGACTCGCCGGCCGGCATCGAGCATGGCGCGGTGATGGCGCTGACCTTCGCCGACGAGGCGATCGTGGTGACCAACCCGGAAGTCTCCTCGGTGCGCGACTCCGACCGCATCCTCGGCATCATCCAGGCCAAGTCGCGCCGCGCCTCGGCCGGCGGCGAACCGGTCAAGGAACACCTGCTGATCACCCGCTACGCGCCCAAGCGCGTGGAAGGCGGCGAGATGCTGTCGTACACCGACGTGCAGGAAATCCTGCGCATCCCCCTGATTGGCATTATCCCCGAATCGGAATCGGTGCTGGCGGCGTCCAACCAGGGCAGCCCGGCCATCCACATGAAGGACAGCGACGTGGCCGAGGCCTACCAGGACGTGGTGTCGCGCTTCCTTGGCGAGAACGTCGAGCTGCGCTTCACCAACTACGAAAAGCCGGGCTTCCTGCAGCGCATTTTCGGAGGTAAGTGA
- a CDS encoding ABC transporter permease — MEQLAPLIAASINAGTPLLLAAIGLLINERSGVLNLGAEGMMLVSAIAGFAVGYATKSPLLGFAAGAVCGMLMAALFAWLALQLATNQVATGLALAIFGAGLSAFVGQRFVGLALPAQANAVPLLGDIPFIGPALFRQHWMSYAAFALCLASMWFLYRTRAGLVLRAVGESPESAHALGYSVRGIRLAALLFGGGCCGLAGAYMSLVYTPMWVEGLVAGRGWIALALTAFATWRPARVLLGSLLFGGVTIAQFYLQGMGVTIPSQILSMAPYLATIVVLALISRNPDWIRLNMPASLGKPFRPGAH, encoded by the coding sequence ATGGAACAACTCGCTCCCCTCATCGCAGCCTCGATCAACGCCGGCACGCCGTTGCTGCTGGCGGCCATCGGCCTGCTGATCAACGAACGCTCGGGCGTGCTTAACCTGGGCGCCGAAGGCATGATGCTGGTCTCGGCCATCGCCGGCTTCGCGGTCGGCTACGCCACCAAGAGCCCGCTGCTGGGATTCGCCGCCGGCGCCGTATGCGGCATGCTGATGGCCGCGCTGTTCGCCTGGCTGGCGCTGCAACTGGCGACCAACCAGGTCGCCACCGGGCTGGCGCTGGCGATCTTCGGCGCCGGCCTGTCGGCCTTCGTCGGCCAGCGCTTCGTCGGCCTGGCGCTGCCGGCGCAGGCCAATGCGGTGCCGCTGCTGGGCGACATCCCCTTCATCGGCCCGGCGCTGTTCCGCCAGCACTGGATGAGCTACGCCGCCTTCGCGCTGTGCCTGGCCAGCATGTGGTTTCTGTACCGCACGCGCGCCGGCCTGGTGTTGCGCGCGGTGGGCGAGTCGCCGGAGTCGGCGCATGCGCTGGGCTATTCGGTGCGCGGCATCCGCCTGGCCGCGCTGCTGTTCGGCGGCGGCTGCTGCGGCCTGGCCGGCGCCTACATGTCGCTGGTCTACACGCCGATGTGGGTGGAGGGCCTGGTAGCCGGCCGCGGCTGGATCGCGCTGGCGCTGACCGCCTTCGCCACCTGGCGCCCGGCGCGGGTGCTGCTGGGCTCGCTGCTGTTCGGCGGCGTCACCATCGCCCAGTTCTATTTGCAAGGCATGGGCGTGACCATCCCCTCACAGATTCTGTCGATGGCGCCTTACCTGGCCACCATCGTGGTGCTGGCGCTGATCTCGCGCAATCCGGACTGGATCCGGCTGAACATGCCGGCATCGCTGGGCAAGCCGTTCCGCCCCGGAGCGCACTAA
- a CDS encoding BMP family ABC transporter substrate-binding protein — protein MKISRRASLTMLATLAAATLIGCGKKEDPAPAAPAAAPAAAAPAADPLKVAFVYIGPVGDAGWTFAHDKGRKAVEEKFGDKVKTTFVENIPESAADAERVFRQLATDGNKLIFGTTFGYMEAMLKVAKEFPDVKFEHATGFKTADNLAQYDVRTYEGAYLAGVVAGKMSKSGKLGVVASVPIPEVIRNIDSFTLGARSVNPKATTAVVWVNKWFDPGKEREAATTLIGQGVDVLMQNTDSAAVVQTAQEKGVYAFGWDSDMTSFGPKAHLAASMINWGVYYTARVQAVLDGSWKSSTSWIGLKDNGIDLAAFNPELPADVKSLVEERKKAIVDGSAPIWKGPIKDNAGKEVLGKDAVADDGFLHGIKFYVEGVDGKVPG, from the coding sequence ATGAAGATTTCGCGCAGGGCGTCGCTCACGATGCTCGCCACCCTGGCCGCGGCAACCCTGATCGGTTGCGGCAAGAAGGAAGACCCCGCGCCGGCCGCGCCCGCAGCTGCTCCGGCTGCCGCCGCGCCCGCCGCCGACCCGCTGAAGGTTGCCTTCGTCTACATCGGCCCGGTCGGCGACGCCGGCTGGACCTTCGCCCACGATAAGGGCCGCAAGGCGGTGGAAGAGAAGTTCGGCGACAAGGTCAAGACCACCTTCGTGGAGAACATCCCCGAGTCCGCCGCCGATGCCGAGCGCGTGTTCCGCCAGCTGGCCACCGACGGCAACAAGCTGATCTTCGGCACCACCTTCGGCTACATGGAGGCCATGCTCAAGGTCGCCAAGGAATTCCCGGACGTGAAGTTCGAGCACGCCACCGGCTTCAAGACCGCCGACAACCTGGCGCAGTACGACGTGCGCACCTATGAGGGCGCCTACCTGGCCGGCGTGGTCGCGGGCAAGATGAGCAAGTCGGGCAAGCTGGGCGTGGTGGCCTCGGTGCCGATCCCCGAAGTGATCCGCAACATCGACTCCTTCACCCTGGGCGCGCGTTCGGTCAACCCCAAGGCGACCACCGCGGTGGTCTGGGTCAACAAGTGGTTCGACCCGGGCAAGGAACGCGAAGCCGCCACCACCCTGATCGGCCAGGGCGTGGACGTGCTGATGCAGAACACCGACTCGGCCGCCGTGGTGCAGACCGCGCAGGAAAAAGGCGTGTACGCCTTCGGCTGGGACAGCGACATGACCAGCTTCGGCCCTAAGGCCCACCTGGCCGCGTCGATGATCAACTGGGGCGTGTACTACACCGCGCGCGTGCAGGCGGTGCTGGACGGTTCCTGGAAGAGCAGCACCAGCTGGATCGGCCTGAAGGACAACGGCATCGACCTGGCCGCCTTCAATCCTGAGCTGCCGGCCGACGTCAAGTCGCTGGTGGAAGAGCGCAAGAAGGCCATCGTCGACGGCAGCGCCCCGATCTGGAAGGGTCCGATCAAGGACAACGCCGGCAAGGAAGTGCTGGGCAAGGACGCCGTGGCTGATGACGGCTTCCTGCACGGCATCAAGTTCTACGTCGAAGGCGTGGACGGCAAGGTGCCTGGCTGA